The sequence below is a genomic window from Carassius carassius chromosome 45, fCarCar2.1, whole genome shotgun sequence.
TGTAAACGTGATAATCCACTGCAGACGAGTCTTGTTGTTTCTGGATGAACCGTGTGGTTTGGTAACAAAGTGAATACTGGATCTATCTGAGATCTGCTTCCAAGAGTCCTGCGACCCAGTCTGAAGCGTTGCACACACTGCAAAAAATGACTCTCTTATTTAGTATTTTACTCTTGTTTTCTAGTATAAATATCTTAACATTCTTGAATCGAGATGCATTTGCTGTACAATTAAACTTATTTAAGATATTATGTCTTGTTTtctgttaaaaaacaaaacaaaacaaaaaaaagaaatgttagttTTTccttaaaacaagtaaaaatatctgccaatggggcAAAATACATTCAGCATAACAGGTTTCTTACTCCATTGGGGGATATTTTTACTTGGtttaagcaaaaacaaacaatttgTTTTTCTATATAGAAAACAAGACTtactatgtgaccctggagcacgaaataatagttaatttaaaaaaattagatttATACACCATCTCAAAGCTGAACAAATAATCTTTCCGTTAATGTAAGGGACAATATTTGtcttaaaatctggaatctgaggatgcaaaaaaatctaaatatcgagaaaatcatctttaaagttgttcaaatgaattcttagccatgcatattaataatcaaacattaagttttgatatatttacggtaggagatttactaaatatcttcatggaacatgatctttactaaatatcctaatgatttttggcataaaagaaaaaattattattttgactcatacaatctATTGTTGATTATTGCTACAGATATACCACAAGACTGCTTTTCTACTGAAGGTTCACATATCTTAAAGTAAATACATCTTGATTCAAGAACGTTAAGATATTAATACTAGAAAACAACACAGAAGTACTAAGTAAGAAAATAATTTGTTGCACTGCGCTGGTTTCGTCCGTCAAACACAAGCGCACTTTTTAGCCGAATGCTTCTTCAGAGTATGGTATTCCAAGCTGTCGTCTAAAAACGAGACGTCGTCGTCGAACGCGACGGGCCGACAGCAAGTCCGAGACGGCGTTTCCTTGTCCAGCTTCTTGTTGTGGGTGAGGTTGTTGAGGATCTTGTCGTAGTTGGTCTCGGCGTCGAAACACGGGCCGCTGCAGTAGCGGAAGATCAGCTCCTCTTTGGTCCTGTAACCCAAGCCCAGGTCAGTGACGTTGAGGTGGATCTCTTTAAGCAGACACCCACGCCCTTGACCTTTGACCCTGTCGTCTCGGCTTTCCTTACGGCCTCGTCCACGACTCCTCTTCCGGCTGTTCCTCTCCGTGTTTGTTGCTCCTTTGTGTCGGCCTCTGTCCCGCTTGGTTTGCGAATCTGCGTCGGAGGATCTGCGCAGTCGGCCGATCGTGGCTTCGATGAAGTCCATTACGTTCTCGAACTGCTCCGGGTAAAAGCCGTTCACGTCATCTTCAAGACACAGAACAAAACACATCAGCTGTGAGGTTTACTCTGCAAAAAATCATTCTCTTAGTGTTTTAgtcttgttttctagtataaATATCAAAGCATTcttgaatcaagatgcatttacttgatgCATTAACTTTATTAAATcttgttttcaaaaaacaaaaaaaaaaacaagaccgtAATATCTTGAGTCGTAAATTCATGTTGATTCATGATaattgaaataatgaaaaaataacttttagtaaatatttcagttttttgttgaaaggcaacatttataattttattaaagttgaagtactaaaattactaaaactgaaataaaaaccaatagcaagtgttaaaaatttacagacatttaaaaactcatataaatgagaaaaactaaattattaaaacctacaaaaacacaacattagtaaaattactaaaacggaaatataaaaacaccaaaaactaattagacataaataaaatagaaatgtcaAGAACACGACAtaaaatacttaaactaaaataaaaaaataataaaaaccaaataggcagtaaagaaaaataatacaaattacaaaaacacaaaattactacacttgaaataaattaataaaaacttatatacattttaagcaataataaaaatgacatacaataaaattacttaaaccaaaataaataataaaaactaaatagacatattaaaaaaaaaaaaaaaaaaatgataaagccTACAAAAACGCAACAaaagtactaaaaataaataaatagacatattAATAAACTAAAAGGAAAcgataaaacacaacaaaattactaaaactgaaaagaaaaaataagaaaaacgtAACGGATATACTgtaaaaacaacataaacaaaacaacacaacaaaattacgaactttgaaaagaaaatggaaaattattttatatttattaatattaataaatactgtattaatGATAACACTGATGTCACTATATATAAGTATAAATATGCTCatttgattagtgacctagaatgtgaaatattttaatgttttaaacattttctgtttgtttccAGACCCTCAGCTTGCTCTCAGACTTTTGACTCAGATTCACTGTATTGGACATTGTTTATTTGTCACGATCGACCGTCCCATCCCAAATAACGGCTCATGACTCACGGGGCTCTCGCCCGTCACTGTTCAGACTCTTCTCCTCTTATAGATCATGACACTGAGCTACAGCAGAAATACATCTGCTCAACCACAAACTCGAAACATGAACGCCGCACTCATCTTAAACAAAAACAAGCACACGTTTGATCTGCATGTAATGCATCATGATTTCATTACAGTCAGACCGTGTCACAGTTCTCGGAAAAGCCTTGCAACAATCATggtatactgtatacagtacatgCTGCTAATCTTTATTGgtcattttttcctcattaaaaatgatttaacgtgaaagaaatgaatagtacttttggaaatgtttcatttattcccACTTATAAGAGGTTACGATTATAAAAGCTGCACATTTACACACCCTCGTGTCATCTGcgatcaatggatgctctgcagtgaatgggtgccgtcagaacgagagctgataaaaacatcacaataatccacagcactccagtccatcagtgaacatctggagaagacaaaagattaaacacatccagcattaagatgattttaactcaaacacatagagtctataatccataataacacttcctccagtgaagaagtgttctggtctgaatcaggagagaaatctgcacagatcaagcagcgtttaaacagctctaaacaacaacagcagatgcagtttttcactggaggaagtgttattatggattatagactctatgtgtttgagttaaaatcatcttaatgctggatttgtttcaggttttgtcttctccagatgttcactgatggactggagtgctgtggattattgtgatgtttttatcagactctcgttctgacggcacccattcactgcagagcatcatgAGCAGCCTctgaagttgtatttacaacttcTGAGATTTTTTTAATACTCCAGTTTCTGAGTTAGGTAGGTCATAAACTTTAAATATGTCAACAACTACATCTCCTTGTCTTGTCGTTAAAGTGGTGactatttatacagtatataggcaTTTGAAGCATATTATAGGTTACaactgggctaaagacaaaaaatgTGCTTTTCACTATGCCCATAATGTATGATTTCATGCATCAATATCATATTttgtatgaaaataaatacaagtgatttattttgtttaaaaatcgtATAAATGTATTCGGTGGCAAGGTGGGCCTTTTTTCCCCACATACGATATTCagctaaaataatgtttttatctttattttgtattatgtCCAAGTTAGTACTTGTTCAAAACTATCACTTTAGCAGAGTTtgtaatatttttgataaataaaagacttaatttttgttcaataaatgtactgtcattaaaatgttcatataaaaatatatataaagaaatatagaaactaaataattttaaaaagtaaagattCTGAAAGCATTGCAGGAAATCCCATAATAATATAGAATTACAGTAGTAacattaaatttataaataaataaatccataaatgaCAAGTATGGATTCAACTTCTAGTTCAcgagtgtgaataaataaatcaatgattaagtatttttttattttatttttttaagtattttttaaatcattttcagatTTACGGTTCTcctcatgtaaataaataaatatttatatatttatttattaattcgttaataaattaatgattatgattcCATTGTTAGTATGagtttgaatgaattaatgaatgaaggaataaatattaatgtatttaattatgtatttattatttatttatatatttccacatttatttaatgatttaattttgaGTCATTTGGCCCTCCATTGGGACCCAGTGACACACGACCCTCTCTATCGCCTTTGCTTTACTCAAAAACAAGCAGCTTTGAGAAATGCAGTCTTATGACGGAgaacatgcaaattatatgtattGAATCGCTGTTTACTTGTCAAATTAGGACAGGGTGCTTTTAATGCCAATCGTAAACCACACCTTAACTAGAAGAAATAATCTCTCAAAACCTGTTTCAGCAATTTTCATGCCTGCTATTTCATGCAAATATCAGCACATCAAACATGCATTAACACCTGTTTCGTGTTACAGATGCACCATATGGCAGGTAGAGTGAAGTATTCCCTGTGGGACTAAGATGATTCAGATGTTTAGGGAATTTAGTCTT
It includes:
- the gdnfa gene encoding glial cell line-derived neurotrophic factor; this translates as MKLWDILATCLLLLSSVSARPVFHKLQPFKRAVIHSLTPALDPIINSQPETMHLKQASMEEQYDVNGFYPEQFENVMDFIEATIGRLRRSSDADSQTKRDRGRHKGATNTERNSRKRSRGRGRKESRDDRVKGQGRGCLLKEIHLNVTDLGLGYRTKEELIFRYCSGPCFDAETNYDKILNNLTHNKKLDKETPSRTCCRPVAFDDDVSFLDDSLEYHTLKKHSAKKCACV